The following coding sequences lie in one Arachis ipaensis cultivar K30076 chromosome B05, Araip1.1, whole genome shotgun sequence genomic window:
- the LOC107644940 gene encoding protein SET DOMAIN GROUP 41-like isoform X5, with product MEMEMRSMEDTEIATDMTPSLVPLTFSLHHSNLHTHCSSCFSLLPLSPIPITPFLYCPSVTSSRVAGLLSNRHKLTCHNNSDEDEVSERISSGVRALATAITELRGELEPDDAVLEEAECALCAVLTNAVEVQDKEGRALGIAVYGPAFSWINHSCSPNACYRFILSPSSSSSSQESKLRIAPSSFRGSPDSRIDSGLCTITNHFQKEEEEQNQGYGPRLIVRSIKRIKKGQEITIAYTDLLQSKAMRQLDLWSKYRFICCCMRCSVVPFTYVDHALQDVVITICNFPKTSQEISVSGCDFTSSSSSYNLVRDTAERRLNDSVDDIISEYLMAGDPEPCCEKLEKILMQGLCDELDNVEETPHYKFMLHPLHYLSLNAYTTLASAYKVRASDILSTTSTIYQNQLEAFDMSRTSAAYSLLLATTAHHLFNSESSLIASLANFWTGAGESLLYLARSSEWSKFFKSSLVASSVSKVKCSKCSLMDTFRAYICNGKIRNDDFENASNEFLDCISHDSTQKVWSFLVNGCRFLRSIKDPMDSGWLVSTSNSRATDPGALAKKKSEVCYLHESGNSIQTCEEQTCNENARVHIFELGVHCLAYGGLLAAICYGHHSHLASYVEQILDDKNNLIL from the exons ATGGAGATGGAGATGCGAAGCATGGAAGATACAGAGATAGCCACAGACATGACTCCATCCCTCGTCCCTCTCACTTTCTCTCTCCACCACTCCAACCTCCACACTCACTGCTCCTCTTGTTTCTCtctcctccctctctctcccATTCCCATCACCCCCTTCCTCTACTGCCCCTCCGTCACTTCCTCTCGTGTCGCTGGCCTCCTCTCCAACCGCCACAAGCTCACGTGCCACAACAACTCCGACGAAGACGAGGTTTCCGAGAGAATCAGCAGTGGAGTCAGAGCCTTGGCCACTGCAATTACGGAGCTGCGAGGGGAGCTGGAGCCGGACGACGCCGTTTTGGAGGAGGCGGAGTGTGCATTGTGCGCGGTGCTAACGAACGCCGTGGAGGTGCAGGATAAGGAAGGGCGCGCACTGGGAATCGCGGTTTATGGTCCGGCGTTCTCTTGGATCAACCACAGCTGCTCCCCCAATGCCTGCTACCGCTTCATcctctctccttcttcttcttcttcttcgcaggAATCCAAGCTTCGAATAGCTCCATCTTCCTTTCGCGGTTCTCCTGATTCACGA ATAGATAGTGGGCTTTGTACTATCACTAATCATTTTCAGAAAG AAGAAGAGGAGCAAAACCAAGGCTATGGACCGAGATTGATTGTGAGGAGTATCAAGAGAATAAAAAAGGGACAAGAGATTACCATAGCATACACTGATCTCTTGCAATCTAAG GCAATGCGGCAATTGGATCTATGGTCCAAGTACAGGTTTATCTGCTGTTGCATGCGATGTAGTGTTGTGCCCTTCACATATGTTGATCATGCATTGCAA GATGTGGTCATCACAATCTGCAATTTTCCCAAAACATCTCAGGAAATTTCTGTTTCCGGTTGTGATTTTACTAGTTCAAGCTCCAGCTACAATCTTGTCAGAGACACAGCAGAAAGAAGACTGAATGATTCAGTTGATGATATTATATCTGAGTATCTCATGGCTGGTGATCCTGAGCCTTGCTGTGAGAAACTTGAGAAGATTCTTATGCAGGGTCTGTGCGACGAGTTGGACAATGTTGAAGAAACACCACATTATAAGTTCATGTTGCATCCCCTGCATTACCTCTCTCTAAATGCATACACAACACTGGCTTCGGCATATAAAGTTCGTGCTAGTGATATCTTGTCTACAACTTCTACAATATATCAAAACCAGTTAGAAGCTTTCGACATGAGCAGAACCAGTGCAGCATATTCCTTGTTACTAGCAACTACAGCACATCATCTCTTCAATTCCGAATCCTCACTGATTGCATCTCTTGCAAATTTTTGGACAGGTGCAGGCGAGTCTTTGTTGTATCTTGCCAGAAGTTCAGAATGGAGCAAGTTTTTCAAATCAAGTCTGGTTGCTTCTTCGGTTTCCAAGGTCAAATGTTCCAAGTGTTCATTAATGGATACATTCAGAGCCTATATATGTAATGGTAAAATTAGGAATGATGATTTTGAGAATGCATCAAATGAGTTTCTTGATTGCATCTCCCATGATTCAACACAGAAGGTTTGGAGTTTCCTTGTCAATGGTTGCCGTTTTTTGAGATCGATCAAGGATCCTATGGATTCGGGCTGGTTAGTCTCTACCAGCAATTCCAGAGCAACGGATCCCGGAGCTCTGGCTAAGAAAAAATCTGAAGTATGTTACTTACACGAATCTGGAAATAGTATCCAGACCTGTGAAGAACAAACTTGCAATGAGAATGCAAGGGTACACATTTTTGAGCTGGGTGTACACTGCTTAGCATATGGAGGATTATTGGCTGCTATATGTTATGGTCACCATTCCCATTTGGCTTCATATGTTGAACAGATTCTGGATGACAAAAACAATcttatattataa
- the LOC107644940 gene encoding protein SET DOMAIN GROUP 41-like isoform X7 → MEMEMRSMEDTEIATDMTPSLVPLTFSLHHSNLHTHCSSCFSLLPLSPIPITPFLYCPSVTSSRVAGLLSNRHKLTCHNNSDEDEVSERISSGVRALATAITELRGELEPDDAVLEEAECALCAVLTNAVEVQDKEGRALGIAVYGPAFSWINHSCSPNACYRFILSPSSSSSSQESKLRIAPSSFRGSPDSRIDSGLCTITNHFQKEEEEQNQGYGPRLIVRSIKRIKKGQEITIAYTDLLQSKAMRQLDLWSKYRFICCCMRCSVVPFTYVDHALQEISVSGCDFTSSSSSYNLVRDTAERRLNDSVDDIISEYLMAGDPEPCCEKLEKILMQGLCDELDNVEETPHYKFMLHPLHYLSLNAYTTLASAYKVRASDILSTTSTIYQNQLEAFDMSRTSAAYSLLLATTAHHLFNSESSLIASLANFWTGAGESLLYLARSSEWSKFFKSSLVASSVSKVKCSKCSLMDTFRAYICNGKIRNDDFENASNEFLDCISHDSTQKVWSFLVNGCRFLRSIKDPMDSGWLVSTSNSRATDPGALAKKKSEVCYLHESGNSIQTCEEQTCNENARVHIFELGVHCLAYGGLLAAICYGHHSHLASYVEQILDDKNNLIL, encoded by the exons ATGGAGATGGAGATGCGAAGCATGGAAGATACAGAGATAGCCACAGACATGACTCCATCCCTCGTCCCTCTCACTTTCTCTCTCCACCACTCCAACCTCCACACTCACTGCTCCTCTTGTTTCTCtctcctccctctctctcccATTCCCATCACCCCCTTCCTCTACTGCCCCTCCGTCACTTCCTCTCGTGTCGCTGGCCTCCTCTCCAACCGCCACAAGCTCACGTGCCACAACAACTCCGACGAAGACGAGGTTTCCGAGAGAATCAGCAGTGGAGTCAGAGCCTTGGCCACTGCAATTACGGAGCTGCGAGGGGAGCTGGAGCCGGACGACGCCGTTTTGGAGGAGGCGGAGTGTGCATTGTGCGCGGTGCTAACGAACGCCGTGGAGGTGCAGGATAAGGAAGGGCGCGCACTGGGAATCGCGGTTTATGGTCCGGCGTTCTCTTGGATCAACCACAGCTGCTCCCCCAATGCCTGCTACCGCTTCATcctctctccttcttcttcttcttcttcgcaggAATCCAAGCTTCGAATAGCTCCATCTTCCTTTCGCGGTTCTCCTGATTCACGA ATAGATAGTGGGCTTTGTACTATCACTAATCATTTTCAGAAAG AAGAAGAGGAGCAAAACCAAGGCTATGGACCGAGATTGATTGTGAGGAGTATCAAGAGAATAAAAAAGGGACAAGAGATTACCATAGCATACACTGATCTCTTGCAATCTAAG GCAATGCGGCAATTGGATCTATGGTCCAAGTACAGGTTTATCTGCTGTTGCATGCGATGTAGTGTTGTGCCCTTCACATATGTTGATCATGCATTGCAA GAAATTTCTGTTTCCGGTTGTGATTTTACTAGTTCAAGCTCCAGCTACAATCTTGTCAGAGACACAGCAGAAAGAAGACTGAATGATTCAGTTGATGATATTATATCTGAGTATCTCATGGCTGGTGATCCTGAGCCTTGCTGTGAGAAACTTGAGAAGATTCTTATGCAGGGTCTGTGCGACGAGTTGGACAATGTTGAAGAAACACCACATTATAAGTTCATGTTGCATCCCCTGCATTACCTCTCTCTAAATGCATACACAACACTGGCTTCGGCATATAAAGTTCGTGCTAGTGATATCTTGTCTACAACTTCTACAATATATCAAAACCAGTTAGAAGCTTTCGACATGAGCAGAACCAGTGCAGCATATTCCTTGTTACTAGCAACTACAGCACATCATCTCTTCAATTCCGAATCCTCACTGATTGCATCTCTTGCAAATTTTTGGACAGGTGCAGGCGAGTCTTTGTTGTATCTTGCCAGAAGTTCAGAATGGAGCAAGTTTTTCAAATCAAGTCTGGTTGCTTCTTCGGTTTCCAAGGTCAAATGTTCCAAGTGTTCATTAATGGATACATTCAGAGCCTATATATGTAATGGTAAAATTAGGAATGATGATTTTGAGAATGCATCAAATGAGTTTCTTGATTGCATCTCCCATGATTCAACACAGAAGGTTTGGAGTTTCCTTGTCAATGGTTGCCGTTTTTTGAGATCGATCAAGGATCCTATGGATTCGGGCTGGTTAGTCTCTACCAGCAATTCCAGAGCAACGGATCCCGGAGCTCTGGCTAAGAAAAAATCTGAAGTATGTTACTTACACGAATCTGGAAATAGTATCCAGACCTGTGAAGAACAAACTTGCAATGAGAATGCAAGGGTACACATTTTTGAGCTGGGTGTACACTGCTTAGCATATGGAGGATTATTGGCTGCTATATGTTATGGTCACCATTCCCATTTGGCTTCATATGTTGAACAGATTCTGGATGACAAAAACAATcttatattataa